A stretch of the Sphingosinithalassobacter tenebrarum genome encodes the following:
- a CDS encoding sensor histidine kinase, with the protein MRFDDTLETVLAGDLTTPYGRHSAWRQLVDLIGRRRVPPDSRALATLNAIRNDVPTKIRAASARGLEYAEPPFALVSIFCVDEISVAAPVLRAARLSSSEWISLLPEMSSAARSVLRDRRDLGPPVKRALEAYGPADFILADGTPPAEALAMPDESAAPAAMFEDQADAADAEPIALPAESPAEPVMPAPWEQVGEAGELLPEETEVALRSLSPIGEAEEAGDADAGHETAAVATPEQAEGTSAVEASEPLPALSPMPDIALPGTAEPAEAEEVVAAESNGATPEDAAVAIAPVDTGKEPVEIVPVEREQLAPPDTHFEPLPAPSAIAAPVYPEEPAVPTESVAPRDAAAVAAEEDLSFVALAGFAASLALPERLAGAFGKPPSPESAEGVAHQSGTAATPPVPQPVASDAQPVEEVGMTEDLLIEEFTAEIAAEAAGQESTTGDDGAESDSAKGEGPFQISDVVARIDAFWRRQQEAPREAKPAPRPEGFRFETDAKGVIRWVDGVSRAPLVGLSLDLQGVPGAARIDAIAAGAFRRRQGFSNSRLVIDGDSDAAGDWLISAIPVFDPSSGRFSGYRGTARRPRRDERAEVVRSTSNPADSLRQLVHELRTPTNAIAGFAEMIETQILGPVSDPYRDRAGVIRTQAKELLGAIDDLDLAARIESQALALAPGKVALRPLLAGIADDLSPLADLRGACIALPVDDLSVTGDRRAVERLFARLMATLVSAAGEGERIGVRTAVDAEDKVAVTFERPAALADYQGDSVLGIDDEGSDATLLGTGFALRLARNLARELGGSLVIEADNLTLRLPAAENSIMGQAHNS; encoded by the coding sequence GTGCGCTTCGACGATACGTTGGAAACGGTACTCGCCGGAGATCTGACGACGCCCTATGGCCGGCACTCGGCCTGGCGGCAACTCGTCGATCTCATCGGCCGCCGTCGCGTGCCGCCCGATTCGCGCGCGCTGGCGACGCTTAATGCAATTCGCAACGATGTGCCGACCAAAATCCGCGCCGCTTCGGCGCGCGGGCTTGAATATGCCGAACCGCCCTTCGCGCTGGTGAGCATTTTTTGTGTCGACGAAATTTCGGTGGCCGCGCCGGTGCTGCGCGCGGCGCGGCTTTCCTCTTCGGAATGGATCAGCCTGCTGCCCGAAATGTCGTCGGCGGCGCGATCGGTGCTGCGCGATCGCCGCGATCTGGGGCCGCCGGTGAAACGTGCGCTCGAAGCCTATGGTCCCGCCGATTTCATTCTTGCCGATGGCACACCGCCCGCCGAAGCGCTGGCGATGCCGGACGAAAGCGCCGCCCCGGCGGCGATGTTCGAGGATCAGGCCGATGCCGCCGATGCCGAACCGATTGCGCTTCCCGCCGAATCGCCAGCCGAGCCAGTGATGCCGGCGCCGTGGGAACAGGTCGGCGAGGCCGGGGAACTGCTTCCCGAAGAGACCGAGGTCGCGCTGCGCTCGCTCTCGCCGATCGGCGAGGCGGAGGAGGCCGGCGACGCGGATGCGGGGCACGAAACCGCCGCCGTGGCAACGCCCGAGCAAGCCGAGGGAACATCTGCGGTCGAGGCTTCCGAACCGCTGCCGGCGCTGTCCCCGATGCCCGATATCGCCTTGCCGGGCACCGCCGAACCGGCCGAAGCCGAGGAAGTTGTGGCCGCCGAATCGAACGGCGCGACGCCGGAGGATGCGGCCGTCGCGATCGCGCCGGTCGATACCGGGAAGGAACCGGTGGAAATCGTGCCGGTCGAGCGCGAACAACTCGCGCCGCCGGATACACATTTCGAACCGCTGCCCGCGCCATCGGCGATCGCGGCGCCTGTCTATCCCGAGGAGCCGGCCGTGCCGACGGAATCTGTCGCGCCGCGCGACGCGGCGGCGGTGGCGGCCGAGGAAGACCTTTCCTTCGTTGCGCTCGCCGGGTTCGCAGCGTCGCTCGCGCTGCCCGAACGGCTGGCCGGCGCATTTGGCAAGCCCCCTTCGCCCGAGTCGGCGGAAGGCGTGGCGCATCAAAGCGGGACAGCAGCGACGCCGCCCGTGCCGCAGCCGGTTGCGAGCGATGCGCAGCCGGTTGAGGAGGTGGGTATGACTGAAGACCTCCTGATCGAAGAATTCACTGCCGAGATTGCCGCAGAAGCGGCGGGCCAGGAAAGCACGACCGGCGATGATGGCGCCGAAAGTGACTCGGCCAAGGGCGAAGGGCCGTTCCAGATTTCCGATGTCGTCGCACGCATCGACGCTTTCTGGCGCCGCCAGCAGGAAGCGCCGCGCGAAGCGAAACCGGCGCCGCGCCCCGAAGGATTCCGGTTCGAAACCGATGCCAAGGGCGTGATCCGCTGGGTCGACGGGGTTTCGCGCGCGCCGCTGGTCGGTCTGTCGCTCGATCTTCAGGGCGTTCCGGGTGCCGCGCGCATCGATGCTATTGCCGCCGGTGCGTTCCGGCGCCGCCAGGGCTTTTCCAATTCGCGGCTGGTGATCGACGGCGACAGCGATGCCGCGGGCGACTGGCTGATTTCGGCAATCCCTGTCTTCGATCCGTCGAGCGGCCGCTTCTCCGGCTATCGCGGCACCGCGCGTCGCCCGCGTCGCGACGAACGCGCCGAAGTGGTGCGGTCCACGTCCAACCCGGCCGATTCGCTGCGCCAGCTCGTGCACGAACTGCGCACGCCGACCAATGCGATCGCCGGTTTCGCGGAAATGATCGAGACTCAGATCCTGGGGCCCGTATCCGATCCCTATCGCGATCGTGCCGGCGTGATCCGCACCCAGGCGAAGGAACTGCTCGGGGCGATCGACGATCTCGATCTCGCCGCGCGGATCGAAAGCCAGGCGCTGGCGCTGGCGCCGGGCAAGGTGGCGCTGCGCCCGCTGCTCGCCGGGATCGCCGACGATCTTTCGCCCTTGGCCGATCTGCGCGGCGCGTGCATCGCGCTGCCGGTCGACGACCTTTCGGTGACGGGCGATCGGCGCGCTGTCGAGCGGCTGTTCGCGCGGCTGATGGCAACGCTCGTCTCGGCGGCGGGCGAGGGCGAGCGGATCGGCGTGCGTACCGCCGTTGACGCCGAGGACAAGGTCGCGGTGACTTTCGAACGGCCCGCCGCGCTGGCCGACTATCAGGGCGATTCGGTGCTCGGCATCGACGATGAGGGCAGCGACGCGACGCTGCTCGGCACCGGTTTCGCGCTGCGGCTCGCCCGGAACCTGGCGCGCGAACTCGGCGGATCGCTCGTGATCGAAGCGGATAACCTGACCTTAAGACTCCCTGCGGCAGAAAACAGCATCATGGGGCAGGCACACAACAGCTGA